From the genome of Brassica oleracea var. oleracea cultivar TO1000 chromosome C4, BOL, whole genome shotgun sequence:
ACAACAAAATAATAACTCCAGCAAAAAGACATACTTGACTAAGAAATCAGTAATTACCCACAAATTATCAGCCTTCCCTAACAATAATACTAAGCATATCCCTATTGACTATTACTTAATCTAACGATCCAACTTGATACATTGTCAAAAAAGTAACTCTAGAATTCTTTCTTTTGGACATCATCACAAGGAGAAATGTTAAAACCCATCACCAATGTAAGAACTCAACAGGACCAAAATCATTGCAAACACCGTTCAAGTTAACCATGCCACACAATCTATAAGAATGAAACACAGAATCATTCATCATCAACAAAATAAGACATTATCTAAAAATTTCTTTTGTTTCTTTCTTCAGACATGAATATTCCTTCATCCACATTGAAAATACCATCGTCGATTTATACATTGAATAATCGCAGGAATTGGTTAAACCACACCCTAAATTGTAAAAATCCCTAAGGTAATATTCTTGATTCCAAATAACTGACTTAGTCAATAAGAATTGCATCTCTTGTCCGACCCAACCATCTTCCCTGAACTACTATTCCCCGGAACACCAACCGCCACGTCATCACAGTAAACCCTGACGTACCTCCTCCTCCGGTACACTCCATACCGGAAAGTAACCACAGAAGCCATCCTCAAATCAAACTCCACGCTTCCTTTCTCCGCTCTCGCTTTCCCGATCGAATCAGCCAACTGACGCTCCACGTAAGTCCCGGAGACAGAGAGCGTCGCGTTGATCGGAGTCTGATCCTTGGTCCCCTGATCGAACGGCTGCAGCCGCGTCTCGGAGAGGGAATCGTCGCCGTAGTACACGGCGCAGAGGACGGTGTCGTAGTAGAGCGACATCTTGGAGTTAGGGTTTTCGAATCGTAGGCGGAGGTCCCAGTTTCCGGTGAGCTGGTTGTTGGAGACGTTGAAGTTGGAGACGGAGAGGGAATTGATGTAGACGGTCGGGAGCTGGGGGCGGACGACGATGAGGAAGATGAAGAGGATGAGGCCGAAGATGAGGATGGAGACCATCAGGGCTATGAAGAGGCGGCGGATTAGGAGAGCGCGTGGATCGGGGTGAGGCGCGTGGTAGTTTTGGTATGGGTAGCCGTTGGCGGCGGATGCGGGTGGTGGTTGTTGATTCGGGTAAGGATACGGGTAGGGATACCCAGTGGCGGGTCTGGAGTTCGGGTCTTGCTGCTGCATAGCCTTTGATTTTGTGGGATTCGGACAGACACGAGAATCTGCTTTTTTGTGAGGAAGAAGAAGAAGATAAAGTGTTTTAAATTAGAAGGCAGGGAACCCGAAAAGGAAATGGATTATTTTTTACGCGTTTCTAAAATTATTTGGTGTCATTAAATTTGGAGTGTTATAAGTTTTTTTTTTTTTTTACCGAAAGCTAATACTATTCCTAAAATTATTTGGTGTCATTAAATTTGTTATATAAGTTTTTTTTTTCTACACAAAGCTATACTAATTCCTAATAAGATTTCAAATCCGGAAACTAACTAGATGGAAATCAATCAACATAAACGATATCAGAAATCAGACTCCGTGCACTTTTACTCGCCATTGTATTTTCTGCTTTTAGAATATTTGAGTAGCAAAATTTAATTAACAAATCTTTACAGCATATAAATTTTTCTATAATTATAGTAAAGGTCGGTTGACAAAAAAAAAGTGTAGTAAAAGTTAGTCGTTTTGTCGGTGTAAACAACATTTTCACCTACTGTAACAGTTTGCTACAAACATCGTCTCTGTAATATTATGATCTTCGTGTATTCTATTGTCCAAATCAAAACTTCATATTCTAGATGATAAAAAATTTAGAATATTCATGACTCCTGTTATACTATAATAGATCATTATTTGTTGTAAACTATCGTTTTTTGGTGCACCTTGTAAAACCATCCTTATCCTATAATAGTATCATGGTATTTTCAGACTTTGTCGATACGAACTTAAATACTCTGTAACAGCTTCTTTCAAATCATGTACTATATCTTTAATTTAGAGTTTAGCCCATAAGCATCTTTAATCTCCGATGATGTGTGTAAAATCTCGTATAGATTTTCTGTTTTTATTTTTATTAGATAATTTCTCTGCACGTAACGCGGATAATATATTTAAATTTGTTACATTTATCATTTTTATTTGTATTTGAATTCTTGTATATTAAATTATATATAACTAATTTTTAAATTTGATTTTTTTTTAGTTTGAAGTAAGTATTTCTATTATATGTAACATAATTAACTAATAAAATATGAAGAATCAAGTCCGAGATTTTAGAGTTATGTAAAAAATATAATTATGTATAGAACATAAATTATCTTAGGCCTTGATTGGTAGAGCATTATGCTCTACATTATCCAATCAACAATTGTCAGAAAAGCAATTAGAGAAGCATTTACTAAATGCTAATGCTCTCCAGATACTCTCTAGCCAATACTTTCTAGCCAATGCTCTCATATGAAGCTTTTAGAAGAGCATTTGCATTTATAATTTATAAAATTAAGGAAAATATATAATTGATTCATTTATTTTATCTAATAATATCATAAAATTATTTTTATATCCAGAAAATAAAATTTTTATTTCTAAAATTAATTTCCAATAAGAAATATATATTTTTTTAAAAAATAGTATTTCACATTTAAAATATAAGTTAATATATTTCAAATTTGAAAAATTATTTTTAGAAATAGATATTTTATAAACATAACTTTTAAATTGTTAAATAAAATAAATTAATTATATATCTTTTTAATTTTATAAGTTAATATATTTATATATATATTAGAAATATATTCATTAAAAATAAATATATTATATGTTATATACTAATTTTTATAATAATTTTAAATATCATACTCATACTGCTATACCAATCATCATATTAAACAGTTTAGCAAAAGCATACAGCTCCTACAGCATACTGCTTCTATAGCATACTGTTACTGCTAATGCTAATGCTCTACCAATCAAGGCATTAGTTTAAAAGATCGGAATATCATCACAAATAAATTCACGAAAAGAAAAAGTACTCCAATAACCTGGTTAAAATATAAAACCCTCTTTTTAAAAAAAAGCGTACTGAACAATAATCTTTTACGTGTAATAGTTGAAAACTGACAATTGAACATCGATCTAGAATATTATTTTAATATATCTAAAGGTAAAATAAGAATTGTAATAAACAAATTTTGAATTTTGTAATATTACATGAATTAGAAGTCTTTAAAATCTAAAATATATTTTATTAACATAATATATTTTTATTCATTTATTATTTTGACGTTACAAAATATTGCTTTAGTTTTATTTTTATATTAATTTTTAATAATTTAGCTTCTTTTAATTAGTTTTAAAATTATCAAGAATATAATATATTTAAAATTATTTATTTAAATATATCCAAATATGATGTCTCATTTTTATGTGTGTTTGCGTTGAG
Proteins encoded in this window:
- the LOC106337526 gene encoding protein YLS9-like, producing the protein MQQQDPNSRPATGYPYPYPYPNQQPPPASAANGYPYQNYHAPHPDPRALLIRRLFIALMVSILIFGLILFIFLIVVRPQLPTVYINSLSVSNFNVSNNQLTGNWDLRLRFENPNSKMSLYYDTVLCAVYYGDDSLSETRLQPFDQGTKDQTPINATLSVSGTYVERQLADSIGKARAEKGSVEFDLRMASVVTFRYGVYRRRRYVRVYCDDVAVGVPGNSSSGKMVGSDKRCNSY